A portion of the Lolium rigidum isolate FL_2022 chromosome 1, APGP_CSIRO_Lrig_0.1, whole genome shotgun sequence genome contains these proteins:
- the LOC124682955 gene encoding uncharacterized protein LOC124682955, protein MRSDGDVKSFFRQQKARSGAAAAAKPTGGVSKKAALPHQKQAAALLLHPTPDHVDGADARREDEDRERKAREFDMDMRYGPCLGLTRAQRWHRADALGLAPPLHALCSDDQPCLWEGRV, encoded by the exons ATGAGGAGCGACGGCGACGTCAAGTCCTTCTTCCGGCAGCAGAAGGCCCgctccggcgcggcggcggccgccaagCCCACCGGCGGCGTCTCCAAGAAGGCGGCGCTCCCCCACCAGAAGCAGGCGGCGGCGCTTCTCCTCCACCCCACACCTG ATCACGTCGACGGAGCGGACGCGAGGAGGGAGGACGAGGACAGGGAGAGGAAGGCCCGGGAGTTCGACATGGACATGCGCTACGGGCCCTGCCTCGGCCTCACCCGCGCCCAGCGCTGGCACCGCGCCGACGCGCTTGGCCTCGCCCCGCCGCTGCACGCGCTCTGCTCCGACGACCAGCCGTGCCTCTGGGAGGGCCGCGTCTAG
- the LOC124682954 gene encoding uncharacterized protein LOC124682954, with the protein MRSDGDVKSFFRQQKARSGAAAAAKPTGGVSKKAALPHQKQAAALLFHPTPDHVDGADARREDEDRERKAREFDMDMRYGPCLGLTRAQRWHRAVALGLAPPPHALCSDEQPCLWEGRV; encoded by the exons ATGAGGAGCGACGGCGACGTCAAGTCCTTCTTCCGGCAGCAGAAGGCCCgctccggcgcggcggcggccgctaAGCCCACCGGCGGCGTCTCCAAGAAGGCGGCGCTCCCCCACCAGAAGCAGGCGGCGGCGCTTCTCTTCCACCCTACACCTG ATCACGTCGACGGAGCGGACGCGAGGAGGGAGGACGAGGACAGGGAGAGGAAGGCCCGGGAGTTCGACATGGACATGCGCTACGGGCCCTGCCTCGGCCTCACCCGCGCCCAGCGCTGGCACCGCGCCGTCGCGCtcggcctcgccccgccgccgcacGCGCTCTGCTCCGACGAACAGCCGTGCCTCTGGGAGGGCCGCGTCTAG